A single Cucumis melo cultivar AY chromosome 4, USDA_Cmelo_AY_1.0, whole genome shotgun sequence DNA region contains:
- the LOC103503642 gene encoding uncharacterized protein LOC103503642 — protein sequence MAVASEETTSICNHCGRDIPSSNIDLHSVHCVRNLEKCKICGDMVPKRHAEEHFLNTHAPVSCSLCSETMERDILAIHKGENCPQRIVTCEFCEFPLPAIDLAEHQEVCGNRTELCPLCRCYIRLRERYNHENNCKGIVPADNIAESSRDVGAAPERDHQARDRGAQRRQPQEFSTRRLIFTIAITGIAVLLGSLFFQRKSESNIVH from the exons ATGGCTGTTGCATCTGAAGAGACCACAAGCATATGCAATCACTG CGGAAGAGATATTCCGTCATCAAATATCGATCTGCATTCTGTTCATTGCGTGAGGAATCttgaaaaatgtaaaatatGCGGCGATATGGTTCCTAAAAGACATGCGGAAGAACATTTTTTGAACACACATGCGCCA GTTTCCTGTTCGCTGTGTAGCGAGACCATGGAGCGGGACATTTTAGCAATTCATAAAGGTGAGAATTGCCCCCAAAGGATTGTCACTTGCGAGTTCTGTGAGTTCCCATTGCCAGCAATAGATTTGGCTGAACATCAG GAAGTTTGTGGTAACCGGACTGAACTTTGTCCTCTTTGTCGTTGTTATATAAGACTACGAGAACGATATAACCACGAAAACAATTGCAAGGGTATTGTACCTGCTGATAACATTGCAGAATCTTCCAG GGATGTGGGGGCAGCACCAGAAAGAGATCATCAAGCTAGAGATCGAGGTGCTCAAAGAAGACAGCCACAGGAGTTTTCTACTCGTCGTCTTATATTCACTATTGCAATAACTGGTATTGCCGTTCTATTAGGATCCCTATTTTTCCAGAGGAAGAGCGAGAGCAACATCGTACACTGA
- the LOC103504009 gene encoding putative CCR4-associated factor 1 homolog 8 — protein sequence MSFVRQVWYHNLTQELAILNDQLFKLPMIVMDTEFLGFLRSTPRGAPEEHLYQDLKFNLNHLKILQLGLTLMDKNEHVGLSWVFTFSDFDEQTDFSSPTSIQYLKNNKWFEFKKHRKYRIPSAEFRRAFLPIFSSNRITKWITFHGIYDVAYLLKLMMIRTMPESMVEFATIAQRQLGTVNDLKHMICNCEHLMNGELGLKRLAELLNVNDTIFNGGSDSLLIALAYVKMKKMLKWLWRMRR from the coding sequence ATGAGTTTCGTTCGACAAGTTTGGTATCATAATCTCACCCAAGAATTGGCCATTCTCAACGACCAACTTTTCAAGTTGCCAATGATCGTGATGGACACTGAGTTCCTTGGCTTTCTCCGATCAACTCCGAGAGGTGCTCCCGAGGAACATCTCTACCAAGATTTGAAGTTCAATCTAAACCATTTGAAAATTCTTCAACTGGGTCTCACTCTGATGGATAAGAACGAGCATGTTGGGTTGTCTTGGGTGTTCACCTTTTCTGATTTTGATGAACAAACAGACTTCTCTAGTCCTACATCAATCCAATATTTGAAGAACAACAAATGGTTTGAATTCAAGAAACATAGGAAATACAGAATTCCATCGGCTGAATTTCGACGTGCATTTTTGCCGATCTTTTCTAGCAATCGAATAACCAAATGGATCACATTCCATGGCATTTACGATGTTGCTTATTTGTTGAAGCTAATGATGATCAGAACCATGCCAGAGTCCATGGTGGAATTTGCCACCATAGCTCAACGTCAGCTTGGTACAGTGAACGACCTCAAGCACATGATTTGCAATTGTGAACACTTAATGAACGGTGAACTGGGACTTAAGAGACTTGCTGAGTTACTCAATGTGAACGACACTATTTTCAACGGTGGTTCTGATAGTTTGCTGATAGCTTTGGCGTAtgtgaagatgaagaagatgctCAAGTGGCTTTGGCGTATgcgaagatga